The segment GTTTTTTGCAGTCATGTTGAACATACTACCTGTTAAATCTTGGCATGCATATAATTAAGGTCATTCATTGATTGTTATTTGTATTGtccatttctttaaaaaaattctTGATGACAGGAATGCTCATATCAGTCATACAATGGAGTCCGTGAGTAGACATTGTCGCTTGCTAGAGCTTTTTATCTTCAAATTTTGCGGAGGTTTAAACTTGgttgatggttttttttttttttttttttagatttcaatgaatctcatctcaCACGCATGCAGGCCCACCTGATATGTTAGAAACCTCGGTGTGCAAAGAATTTGTGGTCAACTGCCCTAAGATAACCACTTTGGCAGTGCAAACATGCATACTGTTTCCTTGTGTAGCTTTCGAGCTGGTGAAGGTAGATTATGTGTCTTTCTCTCTCTCTGGTAGTTGTAGAACACATGAATATGTCAACTTTCTAACATGTGAAATTGCCTTGTTGATAAATTATGTGCTACTGTCTTATCTTTCTGGTTATGATCATGTGTTGTTGCAGGGGTTTAACGAGTTAAAATATGTCGACTTCACAAATTGTTTCTCACTCACTGGTGCCTTTTTAGAGTAAGCGGCCTTGACCTTTTATTGAATTACATCCCTACTGAATCCTTCAATGATCCTTGTTTTTCATTTGGATTCTTTACTAGAAAGGGTCGTTTGGTATTTTACTAGTCATATTTCCTATTCGTTGAGTGGTATATAGGATCGAACTTAATGCTTATAAATTATTTCTTTCATTTGTATGTTGTGGATATATAGTATTTATAATAAACgaaagaaatatattttataaGCATTATATAAGCTCCTACAACTTGATGAGTAATGTTTTATTGTTGTCGTAAGATTTAATTGAATTGTGTGGTTTTCCATCATTAATTAACAGGGACCTTGCCACGGAAGGTGGTGGAAATAGTTTGGAGGTGATGATTTTAAAGGGGTTGTATAGTCTTGAtaaagtaacaacatttatttgcCCTAGCTAGTTACCTTTACCTCTCTTTCTCTATCTTCCTTCCTTAACACATGGAATGTGATATTGTGATGGACAGGTGGGAGTTGAGAAGTTTATGGAAGCTCTTGTTGCAGGAAAGTGCAGGCAACTAAGACATCTGGTGAGTGTGAGTGTGATTTTCTGTTATTGTTGCTTGAGTTAGTTTATTTAATGGTTAAGGTCATAATTAATCATTAAAATTTTGACtccttttaagttttaaaaggtatttaaacttgttaatattCTACAATGATAGGTTAATTTCCACATATTTTTTGTTTTCGGTGGTACTTATCCgttatattcttgaaatgaaattaaaaaaaatgatgtaTGTCTATGTCCCTTTCCCTCCAACAGGACATATCCAAAAGCGGTGGTCTAGTACGGACTCGTGACGACAGTCCCTCACGTTTTGGTGTGAGGTACGGAGGAAAATTTATCTTTCCTTGATGCCTGCCCtgtttgaataaaaaaaaaagcTTTTATCTTACCAATTGTCTGCATGTCTTGTGCAGTTGCATTATTCCCTCAAACAAACTATTGAAACAAAGACCTAATTTCTGCCTCGTCAACAAAATCTATTGAAGCAAAGGCCTAATGTCTTGTCTTGTGCAGTATCATATCAGGACAGTTTAGATTATTAACAGTTTTGTTGAGATGAAGAAATGAGCATCAACCAACTCTTTGTAACTTGGAGCTAGTTTTGCTTTTTCTTGCCCGACTTGTGTTGGAACTTTGTGCATGAGCAGCAACATAATAATGCACACATGTTATACCTCAACTCACAGAATCTACAAGATTGCATAAGTTAAATTCGTAATCAAGTATGGCATACGTCATTAAATAAGACTTAAAGTCTTAAATCATCTTTTTTTAAGTGAAACCTAATCTCTTGACATATTATCATGTTGCAATATAGTATGTCCTTTTTTTCGTATGATTTTAAGTATTTTATTCATAACTAGGTTATAGCCTATATACTATACGCTTCACAAAATTAAAAACGTTGAAACATTAAAAAATACAATATTAATCACGTAGTTGCAAATAGTTATTTTAAAAGATAATTAAATGTTGTCTCTaactatataattttataaaatggtttgaagATCTTGATTTCTAGTTTAATGATAAAATGATTATGATGTACAACAGCATATAACATttcaaaagttgaaaaaaaacttAAACCATCAATAACGAAGATAAcattgttttatttaaaattaataattaaagtATTTGTCTGTTTTTTAACTCTAGAAGACAATTACATTTACGAT is part of the Lactuca sativa cultivar Salinas chromosome 7, Lsat_Salinas_v11, whole genome shotgun sequence genome and harbors:
- the LOC111912828 gene encoding F-box protein SKIP17; the protein is MHPYGLSPDLTIKVFSMLDTRSVFCAAATCSFFQKCAIDPLCYINIELGTLESKIKPNKDPKTKDAMVSTIIQRAGSAIQSIKLDIKWPYISEADDDEQWEYMEGPPFLTGCCLSSLCANGGVAGTIKETLSEALSASLSVCHSLVQLKIVDMNAHISHTMESVSRHCRLLELFIFKFCGGPPDMLETSVCKEFVVNCPKITTLAVQTCILFPCVAFELVKGFNELKYVDFTNCFSLTGAFLEDLATEGGGNSLEVMILKGLYSLDKVGVEKFMEALVAGKCRQLRHLVNFHIFFVFGGTYPLYS